One part of the Bacteroidia bacterium genome encodes these proteins:
- a CDS encoding Wzz/FepE/Etk N-terminal domain-containing protein, with translation MALEELNARLEVYKAKINRNRPFIIAVSLILGILLAIYAFTAPVFYTAHASFHPETGTNNSPSLAGSPLSFLLGSGGLDGDEAGMMEEVLKSRNLSEEVVKDTVSFEGEERLIADLVIEKFPKSISPIQLAKRLLSSGDERSYASKIILAGRFVRGSVIIEKEENGFLTMDLSFSDDSLTGILSSTYIEKLSNYYRKQKTEKARINLDFFTARADSIKGELDNAAQALARFQDRNKGLVFSSRMVSAKELEVKLEYLKEMYITLVTNREQAASQLQRVTPIIQVLDEPIPPFILSKKNPILFALIGLILGLIFTIGWLSRKLLWQDLMSYVKSSLENPPKEED, from the coding sequence GTGGCTCTTGAAGAATTAAATGCCAGACTAGAGGTTTATAAGGCAAAGATAAACCGAAATCGACCCTTCATTATTGCGGTCTCCCTTATTCTGGGAATCCTTTTGGCGATCTACGCTTTTACTGCGCCTGTATTTTATACAGCACATGCGAGTTTTCATCCTGAAACCGGCACAAATAATTCACCAAGTCTGGCAGGAAGTCCTCTATCTTTTCTACTTGGTTCCGGAGGATTGGATGGAGATGAAGCAGGTATGATGGAAGAGGTCTTGAAAAGCCGAAATCTAAGCGAAGAAGTAGTAAAAGATACCGTTTCTTTCGAAGGGGAAGAGAGATTGATTGCAGACCTGGTAATTGAGAAGTTTCCCAAAAGCATATCTCCTATCCAGCTAGCAAAACGCCTCTTGAGTAGTGGCGACGAACGTTCCTATGCCAGTAAGATCATCCTGGCAGGAAGATTTGTGCGGGGAAGTGTAATCATCGAAAAGGAAGAAAATGGCTTCCTTACCATGGATCTCAGCTTTTCAGATGATTCCCTTACGGGTATATTGAGCAGTACTTATATTGAAAAGCTCAGTAATTATTATAGAAAGCAAAAAACAGAAAAAGCCCGTATCAATCTTGATTTTTTCACTGCTCGTGCAGACTCAATCAAAGGAGAATTGGATAATGCGGCACAGGCTCTCGCCCGATTCCAGGATCGCAACAAGGGTCTGGTCTTTTCCAGCAGAATGGTTTCGGCTAAAGAATTGGAAGTAAAGCTGGAGTATCTGAAAGAAATGTATATCACCCTGGTCACCAATCGTGAGCAAGCGGCCTCCCAACTACAAAGGGTAACTCCCATTATCCAGGTATTAGACGAACCCATTCCTCCCTTTATCCTATCTAAAAAGAATCCCATCCTCTTTGCCCTCATAGGATTGATTCTGGGATTGATCTTTACTATCGGATGGTTGAGTCGTAAGTTACTCTGGCAGGATTTGATGTCTTACGTCAAATCCAGTCTGGAAAATCCTCCTAAAGAGGAAGATTAA